Proteins co-encoded in one Aspergillus luchuensis IFO 4308 DNA, chromosome 6, nearly complete sequence genomic window:
- a CDS encoding glycoside hydrolase family 11 protein (CAZy:GH11;~COG:O;~EggNog:ENOG410Q24E;~InterPro:IPR001137,IPR013319,IPR033123,IPR013320;~PFAM:PF00457;~SECRETED:SignalP(1-27);~go_function: GO:0004553 - hydrolase activity, hydrolyzing O-glycosyl compounds [Evidence IEA];~go_process: GO:0005975 - carbohydrate metabolic process [Evidence IEA]), which produces MVSFLGQARLAVPILSAFAWMFAASSAIPPPPPGTLSPERLQWIREVIGNQTEGGSISDIAKRSTILHTSQDGVDSGGFYYSVYNDNGASVGYTEYPTTGQFELGWNTETEFLGGKGFKGGSTRSLTWDGYFTAEGDWTLAIYGWTLNPVTEWYIVESHGTGTPGNGNILGQVDSDGGVYDVYNLPYRNVPEIYGVTNFDQHWSVRRSHRSTGTVDVSTHFQRWKELGLNPGTPIFQMVTLEGFSGQGYLDFTVQA; this is translated from the exons ATGGTGTCTTTCCTTGGCCAAGCACGCCTGGCCGTGCCAATCCTGTCAGCCTTTGCGTGGATGTTTGCGGCAAGTTCCGCCATCCCCCCACCGCCGCCTGGAACCCTCTCACCTGAGCGTCTTCAATGGATCAGGGAAGTGATCGGCAATCAGACCGAGGGCGGCAGCATTTCGGATATCGCTAAGCGGAGCACTATCCTGCATACCAGCCAAGACGGCGTCGACAGCGGGGGTTTCTACTACTCCGTGTACAATGACAACGGAGCCAGCGTTGGGTACACTGAATACCCCACGACCGGCCAGTTTGAACTCGGCTGGAACACTGAGACGGAATTCCTTGGTGGGAAGGGCTTCAAGGGTGGCAGCACGCG CTCCTTGACCTGGGACGGTTACTTCACCGCCGAAGGTGACTGGACTTTGGCCATCTATGGCTGGACCCTGAACCCTGTCACCGAGTGGTATATTGTGGAGTCGCATGGCACTGGAACCCCAGGCAACGGGAACATCCTCGGCCAGGTCGATAGCGATGGCGGTGTCTACGATGTCTACAATCTCCCCTACAGAAATGTTCCCGAGATCTACGGTGTCACCAACTTCGACCAGCACTGGTCGGTGCGTCGCTCCCACCGTTCCACCGGCACTGTCGACGTGAGCACCCATTTCCAGCGCTGGAAGGAATTGGGTCTTAACCCTGGCACCCCGATCTTCCAGATGGTTACTCTGGAAGGCTTCTCCGGCCAAGGGTACCTGGATTTCACCGTCCAGGCGTAG
- a CDS encoding putative alpha-L-rhamnosidase C (COG:G;~EggNog:ENOG410PM1X;~InterPro:IPR008928,IPR012341;~go_process: GO:0005975 - carbohydrate metabolic process [Evidence IEA]) → MSGDTSGFEMTYSETYALLGSAMADGPLSFDATMDTYRVNRHNITEERTYTNRLIQGGLRYQKLNLSSAGEMHLSLVGFKPTVSNIPLADLPGSFNCSDDVLTRIWHAGARTTQLTEFPANSIPDFWVLTDEGALIDSLAPQPYYTIWSPSLMTYDLEFSVKPISKGFSFNVLSDTLSNGIYIFVDITNASISAHAGSTELDPIIASGHLSSSISLNEWHKVQSNVNMSQISVQIDNITVLDFSQTASFYGSFGVGASFGHSAIFTNLSLLVGGEQKYFSTLKDESALSDFLVGTNPLPVSVDGSRRDRLAYAGDLDMASSTSFASTNGIDYINGSIELLGSYQMTPGFFVPNAKVQQPPRSTDVEANITGLIGYSFNLVSAMAKFYEQTGDEVFLHRWAPKVMRMLDWAHSQTLPNNLLNITDPAMGGGWDIYDPASSGIVSQFNILYAYSLNKWIPYLEQANINATVYQRRLENLQRSINYHLWSDKLQAYYHSDTYQNFFSQEANALAILSDTTELNGNRTNTVLSTMAQQLYIPKGALSFSNASMASGFAQKISPYASGYHLKAAFHANDGVNAKKLLHSVWGPISDPKKCQLHWLYVGGHKPRRYSRHLVWNLAVSCLECRAHC, encoded by the exons ATGTCCGGGGACACCTCTGGGTTTGAAATGACCTATAGCGAAACATATGCATTACTGGGATCAGCCATG GCTGACGGTCCTCTGTCCTTTGATGCGACGATGGACACGTACCGCGTGAATCGACACAACATCACAGAAGAAAGAACCTACACGAACAGGCTCATCCAGGGCGGACTGCGATACCAGAAGTTGAACCTGTCCAGTGCGGGAGAGATGCATTTATCCCTAGTTGGATTCAAGCCGACTGTCTCTAATATCCCTTTGGCAGATCTTCCGGGCTCGTTCAACTGTTCTGATGACGTGCTGACTCGGATTTGGCATGCGGGAGCTCGGACAACGCAGCTTACTGAGTTCCCAGCTAACAGCATCCCAGACTTCTGGGTTCTTACTGATGAAGGAGCCTTGATAGACAGTCTTGCTCCGCAACCCTACTATACCATCTGGTCTCCTTCGCTGATGACTTACGATCTGGAGTTCTCGGTAAAGCCGATTTCCAAGGGCTTCAGCTTCAATGTACTCAGTGATACTTTGTCCAACGGGATCTACATCTTTGTCGATATTACCAATGCTTCAATCTCTGCGCATGCTGGATCTACTGAGCTGGACCCTATCATTGCCTCAGGTCACCTTTCCTCTTCGATCAGTCTGAACGAGTGGCACAAGGTTCAAAGCAACGTGAATATGTCCCAAATATCTGTTCAAATCGATAACATCACTGTGCTGGATTTCTCCCAAACGGCATCTTTTTATGGCTCCTTCGGTGTGGGCGCGTCTTTCGGACATTCTGCCATTTTCACCAACCTGTCATTGTTAGTCGGGGGAGAGCAAAAGTATTTCTCAACCTTGAAGGATGAGTCGGCGCTATCAGACTTCCTTGTCGGGACCAACCCTTTACCTGTCAGCGTCGACGGCTCTCGACGCGATCGTCTTGCCTACGCCGGCGACCTAGACATGGCCAGCAGTACATCTTTCGCCAGCACCAATGGTATCGATTACATCAACGGTTCTATTGAGCTGCTCGGTTCCTACCAAATGACTCCCGGCTTTTTTGTTCCGAATGCAAAAGTTCAACAGCCCCCTCGAAGCACGGATGTTGAGGCAAATATAACCGGTTTGATTGGATATTCGTTCAATCTAGTGAGTGCAATGGCCAAGTTCTACGAGCAGACCGGTGATGAAGTGTTTCTGCATCGCTGGGCCCCGAAAGTGATGCGCATGCTTGATTGGGCGCATTCACAGACGCTACCAAATAACTTGCTCAACATCACCGATCCCGCCATGGGTGGGGGATGGGACATCTATGATCCCGCGTCGTCTGGGATTGTCTCCCAATTCAACATATTATACGCTTATTCGCTGAACAAATGGATCCCGTATCTGGAGCAGGCCAACATCAATGCCACTGTCTATCAAAGGCGGCTGGAAAACTTACAAAGATCAATCAACTACCATTTGTGGAGCGACAAACTCCAGGCCTATTATCACTCTGACACATACCAAAACTTCTTCTCGCAGGAAGCCAACGCCTTGGCCATCCTGAGTGACACTACGGAACTAAATGGAAACCGTACTAATACAGTACTTTCCACCATGGCGCAGCAATTATATATTCCCAAAGgtgctctctccttctccaacgccAGCATGGCCAGCGGATTCGCCCAGAAAATTAGCCCCTATGCTTCCGGCTACCACCTAAAGGCAGCATTCCACGCGAACGATGGCGTTAATGCCAAAAAGCTTCTCCACAGTGTCTGGGGCCCGATCAGTGACCCGAAAAAATGCCAACTACACTGGCTGTATGTGGGAGGTCATAAACCCCGACGGTACTCCCGGCATCTGGTCTGGAACCTCGCTGTGTCATGCCTGGAGTGCAGGGCCCACTGCTGA